Proteins co-encoded in one Capnocytophaga ochracea DSM 7271 genomic window:
- a CDS encoding MerR family transcriptional regulator, translated as MDIVLPDKLYYTIGEIAKAFNVNASLIRFWEKEFSIISPRKTSSGSRKFSPDDVKKLQLIYHLVKEQGYTLEGARQRLKEDKQKPLTNLDVVTKLERVKQMLIDIKENLE; from the coding sequence ATGGATATTGTATTACCCGATAAACTGTATTACACCATAGGAGAAATAGCCAAGGCATTCAATGTGAACGCTTCTCTTATTCGCTTTTGGGAAAAGGAATTTTCTATTATCAGCCCGAGAAAGACGAGCTCGGGAAGCAGGAAATTCTCTCCCGATGATGTTAAGAAACTCCAGCTTATCTATCATTTGGTAAAAGAACAAGGCTACACCCTTGAAGGAGCGCGTCAACGTCTTAAAGAAGACAAGCAGAAACCTCTTACAAACCTTGATGTGGTTACAAAGTTAGAGCGTGTAAAGCAAATGCTTATCGATATCAAAGAAAATCTTGAATAA
- a CDS encoding beta-galactosidase, which yields MDKDFITLPLHHKMYHQKSICMFLRSYIWLLLLGIASITTTVKAQPYISPIGAQVFIEPGQTDEEINTWFKLLSEHQMNCCRIRMFENYMKRPDGTWDFSLFDKAFKAAERYNVKIVGTLFPAAPDNSLGGFKHPYSQSHLQEIATYIKQVVTHFKTSPALYGWVLMNEPGTGGWVPNDAFGNAQKSEWLKTLKPTAYNSKGYPQIVDFTPQQFLLHYNTWYLQWIANEVKKYDPNAYLHVNSHQIFSNIAEYNFPAWRNFLSSLGASAHPSWHYTMLHRNQYATALGANCAIIRSGAGELPFWVTELQGGNNTFSGYKAFCPTKEEITQWLWTSVGNGAEHILFWCLNPRAVGDEAGEWALVDFQNQPTDRLTAASEVAKTLRKINISKFKPVVANIHILYTRETLWIEKKAQLNDNTNNDYEGRNTGGAMKSAFAMYETLLENGINSQFQCFDEFNWNKPSYKGETIILSGQISLPSRYWEPLRNFVHNGGKLVMEGLSAFYDENMFALHHTGFPLQDVLGGALKEVKCLPTDFSVNYQNAPLPAHLWKGSIYNTQGQIVTQEGNSVLATRHRFMRGETFWFPSLLGLGALRSGKGEALSRLLLAEAQATVPFQFETYQKGVQMYTMQKGNQYLTILINKRPQATSVALRYPKGVNPSVVFADKGGSATANTARLSSEETLVILWK from the coding sequence GTGGATAAAGACTTTATCACCTTACCTTTGCACCACAAAATGTACCACCAAAAAAGTATTTGTATGTTTTTAAGAAGTTATATATGGCTTTTATTACTTGGGATTGCCTCCATCACTACCACTGTGAAAGCGCAACCCTACATATCACCCATTGGTGCACAGGTGTTCATAGAGCCTGGTCAAACCGATGAGGAGATAAATACTTGGTTCAAACTCCTCAGCGAGCACCAAATGAACTGTTGTCGCATTCGTATGTTCGAGAACTATATGAAGCGCCCCGACGGTACTTGGGATTTCTCTCTTTTTGACAAGGCTTTTAAAGCAGCAGAGCGGTACAATGTAAAGATTGTAGGCACACTCTTCCCCGCTGCCCCCGACAATTCGTTAGGTGGCTTTAAACACCCTTATTCCCAGTCACATCTACAAGAAATTGCTACCTATATCAAGCAAGTAGTAACCCATTTCAAAACCTCGCCTGCCCTCTATGGTTGGGTGCTAATGAACGAACCTGGCACAGGGGGTTGGGTGCCTAACGATGCCTTTGGCAATGCTCAAAAAAGTGAATGGCTCAAAACACTAAAACCTACTGCCTACAACAGCAAAGGCTACCCACAAATAGTAGATTTCACCCCTCAACAGTTCTTGCTACACTACAACACTTGGTACCTGCAATGGATTGCCAACGAGGTGAAAAAGTACGACCCTAATGCCTATTTGCACGTCAATTCTCACCAAATATTCAGCAATATTGCCGAATACAACTTCCCCGCTTGGCGCAACTTCCTCAGTTCGTTAGGCGCTTCTGCTCACCCCAGTTGGCATTACACTATGCTTCACAGAAATCAGTATGCTACAGCTTTGGGGGCAAATTGCGCTATCATACGTTCGGGAGCAGGCGAATTGCCTTTTTGGGTAACCGAATTGCAAGGAGGCAACAACACTTTCAGCGGTTATAAAGCCTTCTGTCCTACCAAAGAAGAAATCACCCAATGGCTGTGGACGAGCGTTGGCAATGGTGCTGAACACATCTTGTTTTGGTGCTTGAACCCGCGTGCTGTGGGCGATGAAGCAGGCGAATGGGCACTCGTAGATTTCCAAAACCAACCTACCGACCGACTCACTGCTGCCTCCGAAGTCGCCAAAACACTCCGAAAAATCAATATCAGCAAATTTAAACCCGTAGTAGCCAACATTCATATCCTCTATACCCGCGAAACGCTTTGGATAGAAAAGAAAGCGCAACTAAATGATAATACCAATAATGATTACGAGGGCAGAAACACGGGAGGTGCTATGAAATCGGCGTTTGCAATGTACGAAACCCTACTTGAAAACGGTATCAATAGTCAGTTTCAGTGCTTTGATGAGTTCAACTGGAACAAACCCTCTTACAAAGGCGAAACCATTATTTTATCAGGACAAATAAGCCTACCATCGCGTTATTGGGAACCCCTGCGCAACTTTGTACACAATGGTGGCAAACTGGTAATGGAAGGACTCAGTGCGTTCTACGACGAAAATATGTTTGCCCTACATCACACAGGATTTCCGCTACAAGATGTATTGGGAGGAGCACTGAAAGAAGTAAAATGCCTCCCTACCGATTTCAGTGTAAATTACCAAAACGCACCCCTGCCCGCCCACCTTTGGAAAGGGAGTATCTACAATACTCAAGGGCAAATAGTAACCCAAGAGGGGAATAGTGTGTTGGCAACGCGACATCGCTTTATGAGGGGAGAAACCTTTTGGTTTCCATCACTATTGGGGTTGGGCGCTTTGCGCAGTGGCAAAGGGGAAGCGCTTTCGCGTTTGCTACTCGCCGAAGCGCAAGCGACAGTCCCTTTTCAGTTTGAAACTTACCAAAAAGGAGTGCAAATGTATACAATGCAAAAAGGTAATCAATACCTTACGATACTCATCAACAAACGCCCACAAGCTACCTCAGTGGCATTGCGCTACCCCAAAGGAGTAAATCCTTCGGTCGTTTTTGCCGATAAGGGAGGAAGTGCAACAGCTAACACCGCCCGTCTATCCTCTGAAGAAACGCTGGTGATTCTTTGGAAATAG